One segment of Drosophila ananassae strain 14024-0371.13 chromosome 3R, ASM1763931v2, whole genome shotgun sequence DNA contains the following:
- the LOC6498428 gene encoding actin-binding protein IPP, with protein sequence MPPLKTYQIHHEYNANCHNGNPSPNQNANSNANANPTSSDCDFFGASTPGAVLGAAAIAAQRTNLPSYCNAQYPFKVLSNLNQLREQGRFCDVEIIAGEATFSAHRAVLSAASAYFEAMFRPELGLNEVKQKSVVLHTIDGDILHILLDFIYTGRCEITQSNVQELLAAADMLQLNEVVDGCCEFLCRELHASNALGILRFAEAHNCESLAKSALNFVHANFPAITLEDEFLETPQSLLSQLLNSELLRVDSESQVFQAALRWIKHDVTQRRRYVFDILSHVRMALVPVKVIDKALKDDCRDMSVKIALRSICRDIASKRGQLVPLRVCPRQLAKKNIYIIGGSHRDTPRTWNSADCIFETVAKFDIFRREWTQTASMEVGRILPGVSALNGKIYVVGGERGSQILANGEVYDPQNDVWHPIAPMIVPRCEFGLCTMGGNLFAVGGWVGDDIGGSMECYDPDQDVWELIGNMPQPRFSMGVVSFEGLIYIVGGCTTTTRHLPDLISYNPVTKEWTQLARMKTARCQMGVAVLDRYLYVVGGSSISQDILSSVERYSFDEDKWSMVCALNVPRAIPAVAAADGLLYVAGGDQPCEVNFYRAQVTINAVECYDPLSDTWKNCPDLPVSRSEAGAVVV encoded by the exons ATGCCACCGCTAAAAACCTACCAGATACACCACGAATATAATGCCAACTGTCACAATGGCAATCCGAGTCCCAATCAGAACGCGAACTCGAACGCAAATGCGAATCCCACCAGCAGCGACTGTGACTTCTTTGGCGCGTCGACGCCAGGAGCTGTCCTGGGAgcagccgccatcgccgcccAACGCACAAATCTTCCCTCCTACTGCAATGCCCAGTATCCGTTCAAGGTGCTGTCCAATCTCAACCAGCTCCGGGAACAGGGACGCTTTTGTGATGTGGAGATCATCGCCGGGGAGGCCACCTTCAGTGCCCACCGTGCCGTTCTGAGCGCAGCCAGCGCCTATTTCGAGGCCATGTTTCGTCCCGAGCTCGGCCTGAACGAAGTCAAGCAGAAGTCGGTGGTGCTGCACACCATCGACGGCGACATACTTCACATCCTGCTGGACTTTATCTACACAGGTCGCTGTGAGATAACGCAG TCCAATGTCCAAGAGCTTCTTGCCGCCGCTGACATGCTACAGCTCAACGAGGTG gTCGACGGTTGTTGCGAGTTTCTTTGTCGAGAGCTGCATGCCTCTAATGCGCTGGGCATTTTACGCTTTGCGGAAGCCCACAACTGCGAGTCGTTGGCCAAGAGTGCATTGAACTTTGTCCACGCCAATTTTCCAGCG ataactctggaggatGAGTTTCTGGAAACTCCACAGTCTTTGCTATCACAATTGCTTAATTCCGAGCTGCTGCGCGTGGACTCCGAGTCTCAAGTGTTCCAGGCGGCCCTGCGCTGGATCAAGCACGATGTTACCCAACGACGCCGCTACGTTTTCGACATCCTTTCCCACGTGCGGATGGCGTTGGTGCCGGTGAAGGTGATCGACAAGGCGCTGAAAGATGACTGTCGGGACATGTCGGTGAAAATCGCCCTGCGTTCCATTTGCCGGGATATTGCGTCGAAGCGTGGTCAGCTGGTGCCACTACGTGTCTGTCCCCGGCAGCTGGCCAAGAAAAATATCTACATTATTGGCGGCTCGCATCGGGATACGCCGCGCACCTGGAACTCGGCCGACTGCATCTTCGAAACGGTGGCCAAGTTCGATATATTCCGGCGCGAGTGGACCCAGACAGCATCGATGGAGGTGGGGCGCATCTTGCCGGGCGTGTCTGCCCTAAACGGAAAGATCTATGTGGTGGGTGGGGAACGCGGCTCCCAGATCCTGGCCAACGGAGAGGTGTACGACCCACAGAACGACGTCTGGCATCCGATAGCCCCCATGATTGTGCCTCGCTGCGAGTTCGGCCTCTGCACAATGGGTGGAAACCTATTTGCGGTTGGCGGTTGGGTTGGCGACGACATTGGCGGCTCAATGGAGTGCTACGATCCAGATCAGGATGTGTGGGAGTTAATCGGCAACATGCCACAACCTCGGTTCAGCATGGGAGTGGTCAGCTTCGAGGGACTGATTTACATTGTGGGTGGATGCACAACGACAACCCGTCACTTGCCGGACCTTATAAG CTATAATCCAGTTACCAAGGAATGGACACAGCTGGCCCGAATGAAAACCGCCCGCTGCCAAATGGGCGTCGCTGTCTTAGATCGGTATCTGTATGTGGTGGGTGGAAGCAGTATTAGCCAAGACATTCTCAGCTCCGTGGAGCGCTACAGCTTTGACGAGGACAAGTGGTCCATGGTGTGTGCGTTGAACGTACCTCGAGCCATTCCCGCTGTAGCCGCTGCCGACGGACTTCTATATGTGGCTGGAGGAGATCAG CCCTGCGAGGTAAACTTCTATCGCGCTCAAGTGACTATTAATGCTGTCGAGTGCTATGATCCGCTATCAGACACCTGGAAAAACTGTCCCGATCTACCTGTTAGCCGCTCGGAGGCCGGGGCAGTGGTCGTCTAA
- the LOC6497081 gene encoding peptide chain release factor 1-like, mitochondrial — protein sequence MLVRKLLSPRMGNLARRWASTNQLNFQNEKMQGYLECLRQEYYGLRVSAGGNSKAYARLAQLEGVVTALEQRRVLERNITSAQDMELEKDEDMRSLMQEENAIYTDLLSKQEQTLLRELLAMADDEVYPALIFGINAGAGGQEAMLFAQELYEMYTNYFEHKGWDYEEFAHETTDIGGIRHASIMVSGEDAFTWLRHEAGVHRVQRVPATEKSGRMHTSTASITVIPRPADVQVHIADKDLKIETKRASGAGGQHVNTTDSAVRIVHLPTGLAVEAQSERSQLKNRELAMSRLRSRLVQRQLESAEASTKATKKAQQGSLNRNEKIRTYNFVQDRITDHRLQGGTMHNLDGFLKGGEQLTSLIEKLQLEHRKERLKDLLEAWQPPQEAINKS from the coding sequence ATGTTGGTGCGAAAACTTTTAAGCCCTCGCATGGGAAATCTGGCACGCCGCTGGGCGAGCACCAATCAGCTGAACTTTCAAAACGAGAAAATGCAGGGGTATTTGGAGTGCCTCCGCCAGGAGTACTACGGACTGCGGGTATCTGCCGGTGGAAACAGCAAAGCATATGCTCGCCTTGCACAACTTGAAGGCGTGGTGACAGCCTTGGAACAGCGGCGCGTCCTGGAACGCAACATAACCAGCGCCCAGGATATGGAGCTGGAAAAGGACGAGGATATGCGATCGCTAATGCAGGAGGAGAATGCCATCTATACCGACTTACTGAGCAAACAGGAGCAAACCCTGCTGAGGGAACTGCTCGCCATGGCCGACGATGAAGTTTACCCTGCGCTTATTTTTGGAATAAATGCTGGGGCCGGTGGCCAGGAGGCAATGTTATTCGCACAGGAGCTATACGAGATGTACACTAACTACTTCGAGCATAAAGGCTGGGATTACGAGGAGTTTGCCCACGAGACCACCGATATTGGAGGGATAAGGCATGCCAGCATCATGGTGAGCGGTGAAGATGCCTTTACCTGGCTGCGCCACGAGGCGGGTGTCCACCGGGTCCAGCGAGTTCCGGCAACCGAGAAATCCGGTCGCATGCACACCAGTACAGCCTCCATCACAGTGATTCCTCGGCCGGCTGACGTGCAAGTGCATATCGCCGACAAAGACTTGAAGATTGAGACCAAAAGGGCTAGTGGAGCTGGTGGCCAACACGTAAACACCACAGATTCGGCGGTGAGAATTGTCCATTTGCCGACCGGCTTGGCCGTGGAGGCACAATCCGAGCGTTCGCAGCTGAAGAACCGGGAGTTAGCCATGAGTCGCCTGCGTTCCCGGTTAGTGCAGCGGCAGCTGGAAAGCGCCGAAGCCAGTACAAAGGCCACTAAGAAGGCGCAACAGGGAAGTCTCAACCGCAATGAAAAAATTCGAACATATAACTTCGTCCAGGACCGTATCACAGACCACAGGCTTCAGGGCGGCACAATGCACAATCTCGATGGATTTCTCAAAGGCGGCGAGCAACTGACCAGTCTTATTGAAAAGCTGCAGCTGGAACACCGCAAGGAACGACTAAAGGATCTCCTGGAGGCTTGGCAGCCCCCGCAAGAGGCTATAAACAAAAGTTAA
- the LOC6498427 gene encoding exosome complex component RRP41: protein MASNFELLSEQGLRLDGRRPHELRHIQCKLGVFEQPDGSAYMEQGNTKVLAAVYGPHQAKGKKTESNDVIINCQYSQATFSTAERKNRPRGDRKSQEFKMYLQQALSAAIKSELYPRSQIDVYVEVLQADGANYAVALNAATLALIDAGICLNELIVACTASLSKNNIPLTDISHIEEVSGGPKLTVAALPTAQKIAFLEMSERFHIDHLETVIETAMAGCREIRDILEAVVKEHLLHMGSAADWGRVC, encoded by the coding sequence ATGGCCAGCAACTTTGAGCTCCTCAGCGAGCAGGGCTTGCGTCTGGACGGCAGGCGGCCGCATGAATTGCGTCACATACAGTGCAAACTGGGCGTTTTCGAACAGCCCGACGGCAGCGCCTACATGGAACAGGGAAACACCAAAGTTCTGGCCGCCGTCTACGGACCTCACCAGGCCAAGGGCAAGAAAACCGAGTCCAATGACGTGATCATCAACTGCCAGTACAGCCAAGCCACCTTCTCCACGGCGGAACGCAAAAATAGACCGCGCGGCGACCGAAAGTCACAAGAGTTCAAGATGTACCTGCAGCAGGCACTCAGTGCGGCCATAAAATCGGAGCTGTATCCCAGATCCCAGATAGATGTCTACGTGGAGGTGCTTCAGGCTGACGGAGCTAACTATGCAGTGGCCCTCAATGCAGCAACTCTGGCGCTGATCGATGCCGGCATCTGCCTCAACGAACTGATAGTGGCCTGCACCGCCTCCCTGAGCAAGAATAACATCCCACTCACGGATATCTCCCACATTGAGGAGGTTTCCGGCGGCCCAAAACTAACGGTGGCTGCGTTACCCACCGCCCAGAAGATAGCCTTCCTTGAAATGAGCGAACGATTTCACATAGACCATTTGGAAACAGTGATTGAGACGGCCATGGCCGGCTGTAGAGAGATTCGGGATATTCTTGAGGCTGTAGTCAAGGAGCATCTGTTGCACATGGGTAGTGCGGCAGATTGGGGTCGAGtatgttaa